Proteins encoded together in one Dehalobacter sp. window:
- a CDS encoding response regulator transcription factor: protein MSNSNYRVLLVDDHRMLLDGLELLLAGYPEYEVVGEALSGEKALALLTILNPDIVVIDLALPGISGLEVIQDIRKQAYTCKIIVLTMHNDKDMISEILKAGADGFVPKSAAHTHLLEAFHTIVTGGRYLHPGSAFSMFEEFSNSYEKKLRLKDLSERELEVLTLTALGYSRSDISGNLNISPKTVDTYRQRSMEKLNLNSRAELVQFALLVGIMQNEDQRL, encoded by the coding sequence ATGTCGAATAGCAACTACCGCGTTCTTCTTGTCGATGATCACCGGATGCTTCTGGATGGTCTTGAACTTCTGCTGGCAGGTTATCCGGAATATGAAGTGGTCGGGGAAGCGCTATCCGGAGAAAAGGCTCTAGCCTTATTAACCATCCTCAACCCGGATATCGTCGTGATTGATTTAGCCTTGCCCGGTATTAGTGGGCTTGAGGTGATTCAGGATATTCGAAAACAGGCGTACACTTGTAAAATAATCGTCTTGACCATGCACAATGACAAGGATATGATCTCCGAGATATTGAAAGCTGGGGCAGATGGCTTCGTCCCAAAGTCAGCAGCTCATACGCACTTATTGGAAGCTTTCCATACCATTGTGACAGGTGGGCGCTATCTCCATCCGGGATCCGCATTTAGTATGTTCGAGGAATTTTCCAATAGCTATGAAAAAAAATTGCGGCTCAAAGACTTATCTGAACGAGAATTAGAAGTACTTACACTAACAGCATTAGGCTACTCTCGTTCAGATATCAGTGGAAATTTGAATATAAGCCCCAAAACCGTTGATACCTATCGACAAAGATCGATGGAAAAATTAAACCTGAATTCCAGAGCAGAGCTGGTACAGTTTGCTCTTCTGGTGGGAATTATGCAAAATGAAGACCAGCGGCTATAA
- a CDS encoding HAMP domain-containing protein encodes MKHPSSMISKSLLSVPVRVKVLGIVLVPILFLGLSLNYWVKTGLSDWLSYLLPDDRVIIAIQAGSRSVLLVTILAAAAAILFSILMMFMLTQPLLGLKRTANEVTQGNINSRVKIWSNDEIGEVSSAFNNMLDNLSDNQEKLTQSNRYLSLVNQIALATTFTQDIHDSLFVILKSILEAVNLNSGWIYLYDKDRDKFHLATWYGIVDDKKSFVLPCDPDHRCACQQNLISGLANPNVSTLRCSRFPIENDSGIISHFTMPLMSRGQYLGVINLVVDSSTHLTQHDLKLLKNASSLISEYISKFWLEMKLNQKEAARQKLMKALIKAQENERTRLARELHDGAGQILTSLMVRMKAFERDLPDEKNVATISHLCQNLSEVIEYIRQISYQNRPVVLDKFGLGKALEKLTTDMLKDSALHAKFDIDLSNIVLPAEIETTFFRIAQEALTNIIRHARAKNVKLKLWSDQENVYLLVIDDGVGFDVKDFFKQDNSRHLGLVAMRERLDLLGGSLRLSSYPQEGTELLAVLPHLEEVENVE; translated from the coding sequence TACCTGTTACCGGATGACCGCGTAATAATCGCTATACAAGCCGGCAGCAGAAGTGTCCTCCTGGTAACAATCTTGGCTGCTGCAGCAGCAATTTTATTCTCAATTCTAATGATGTTCATGCTAACCCAACCCCTTTTGGGTTTGAAAAGGACCGCGAATGAAGTTACTCAGGGAAATATCAACTCTCGGGTGAAGATTTGGAGCAATGATGAGATTGGTGAAGTTTCCAGTGCATTTAATAATATGCTCGACAATTTATCGGACAATCAGGAAAAACTTACTCAGTCCAATCGTTATCTATCACTAGTCAATCAAATAGCTCTGGCCACAACATTTACTCAAGACATACATGATTCCCTATTTGTGATTCTTAAAAGCATCCTCGAAGCTGTAAATCTGAATTCTGGCTGGATTTACCTCTACGATAAGGATCGAGACAAATTTCACTTGGCTACCTGGTATGGCATAGTTGATGATAAAAAGTCCTTCGTCCTCCCCTGCGATCCAGATCATCGTTGCGCTTGCCAACAGAATCTGATTTCAGGTCTGGCTAATCCTAATGTATCGACACTCCGATGTTCACGTTTTCCAATAGAAAACGACAGTGGAATAATTAGCCATTTCACGATGCCGCTAATGAGCAGGGGCCAATATTTGGGGGTGATAAATTTAGTGGTGGACTCTTCAACACACCTCACACAACACGATCTGAAATTACTGAAAAACGCATCTTCATTAATTAGCGAGTATATATCGAAGTTTTGGCTGGAAATGAAGTTGAACCAAAAGGAAGCCGCAAGGCAGAAGCTGATGAAAGCCTTAATTAAAGCGCAAGAGAATGAACGTACCCGGCTTGCTCGTGAGCTTCACGATGGAGCAGGTCAAATACTGACCAGTTTGATGGTGCGCATGAAGGCTTTCGAACGAGATTTACCTGATGAGAAAAATGTTGCAACAATCAGTCACCTTTGTCAGAATTTATCAGAAGTGATCGAATACATCCGGCAAATATCCTATCAAAATCGGCCGGTGGTTTTAGATAAGTTTGGCTTAGGGAAGGCTTTAGAAAAATTGACAACTGATATGTTGAAAGACTCCGCCTTACATGCGAAATTCGATATCGATCTTAGCAATATCGTTTTACCGGCAGAAATCGAAACCACTTTTTTCCGGATCGCCCAGGAAGCACTGACGAATATTATCCGGCATGCCAGGGCGAAAAACGTAAAACTAAAGCTGTGGTCTGATCAAGAGAATGTCTATTTGCTTGTAATCGATGATGGTGTTGGCTTTGATGTTAAAGACTTCTTTAAGCAGGATAACAGTAGGCATCTCGGACTGGTTGCTATGCGCGAGCGATTAGATCTGCTGGGTGGGAGCCTCCGGCTATCGTCCTATCCTCAAGAGGGCACCGAGTTATTGGCTGTACTGCCTCATCTGGAGGAGGTAGAAAATGTCGAATAG